The genomic stretch CTGAATGACTGATCATGGCTCCACTAGGTGCCGCTGACGCTTAAGGAGCCtcgacaatttatgacttttctgtgttaaaccgatgaaACTGTGATTCACTCcattgcatccaccaatcaatatcAACGTtccaaagtttgtttatttttgattggatgtCGCCCATTTTGACTGCAAGAGGCACCGATCGGAACCCTGCATCCACCAgaggcaacgtaatggaaacagttGTTCCCTGTAGCACCCTCTTTGTTGCTATGAGTTTCAGCAGTTGTCACGGCCCACAAGAATTAAGTTGGGCTATGGACTGACTAAAGTTAAAATCCCCTGCTGAATAAAAACGTTAACCAATTAGAAGGCTTCATCAATCAGCAATTTAGATGTCTAGCAGAGGTTTAAAACGGTTTGTGAGCATGACCATTAATGATCAATTAGAGTGCCATTGTTCCATCAAATCTTGTTCTCTGTATTGAAGCATAACCTATTTATCGTTACATTACTCAATGTCATGAATTTTATGCCCCCAAAGTTTTATTATGTTCCCTTTATTTTTACAGGGTTTCCTTATCTTTGTATTTCACTGCTTAATGGATAAGAAGGCAAGAAATATGGTTATAGCATCTTTCAAAAAGGTAATTTTGCTTAGATTTCTGTCTTTAACATTACAAATAAGTTGAGGAATGTTTTATTCATAACATCCCTTATTGTTTCAGAAGACTGCTTCTGTTAATACAGGGAGCAGTGGGACTCAGAAGAAGTCTAAAGGTCTGCAAGTGTTTTTCGTGGAAAAAGCTGCAAAAGTTCCTTTACAAGATAAAAAGGATTTCAAGAACATATCTGAACTCAACAACTCATCAGAGCTGACGaaaagtaattttcagaaaagagACTGGAAAAAATGGAAGAAACCATGGTCATTTTGTTTTGATATGCCTGTATCAGAAAATAATAGCCAAGGTTCACCAGTCAAAGATCCATCCAAGGCAATAGTTGTATGTTTGAACAGTGTAAATGGTAGAAATTGTCAATAGAGACATAATTATCCTCAGTTGCCATAAAATTGCTCGTAGGTTTGAAAGGCATTGATTCAAATTATTGTGGAATATCGAAAAGTGACTGAGATGTCCTTTATAAACCACATATTTTTCGTATCTGATATAGATGTTCTTCACGTGCATCTAAATGTACTATTTGCAATCGTCAAAACTGCACACTGTTTGAAAAACAGTGAACAA from Uloborus diversus isolate 005 unplaced genomic scaffold, Udiv.v.3.1 scaffold_1011, whole genome shotgun sequence encodes the following:
- the LOC129232053 gene encoding adhesion G protein-coupled receptor L1-like; translation: VNTAALLLAQWKASKISIKDDNIALVKRWLRVTFILFPVLGITWVFGFFYVGKHFEIAGYLFTVFNSFQGFLIFVFHCLMDKKARNMVIASFKKKTASVNTGSSGTQKKSKGLQVFFVEKAAKVPLQDKKDFKNISELNNSSELTKSNFQKRDWKKWKKPWSFCFDMPVSENNSQGSPVKDPSKAIVVCLNSVNGRNCQ